One part of the Streptococcus sp. oral taxon 431 genome encodes these proteins:
- a CDS encoding competence protein CoiA yields MFLARDENGDLISALEDEVKKQVYYCPACGTSVRLRKGKNVRAHFAHESLKSCDFYHENEGPEHLENKVALFNWAKKDAEVEMEYPIPELKQIADIFINKQLALEIQCSPISCDLLRNRSNGYRSLGIQVLWLLGKKLWLRERLTKLQRDFLYFSNNMGFHIWELDHKKQVLRLKYLLHQDLKGKLHYQVKEFSYGKGNLLEILRSPYQKQTLITFSVEQDIDICHYIQKQLYYQNPYWMKQQAQAYLRGENLLNWKTQDWYPQVRPIEHGHFCQISQNLYDYYRNFQAYYELNPHNQQQKLYPPAFYQHYFSKNMVK; encoded by the coding sequence ATGTTTTTAGCTAGAGATGAAAATGGGGATTTAATCAGCGCTTTAGAGGATGAAGTAAAGAAGCAAGTTTATTATTGTCCGGCTTGTGGAACGAGTGTTCGCTTGAGGAAAGGAAAAAACGTGCGTGCACATTTCGCTCATGAAAGTTTAAAAAGTTGTGATTTTTATCATGAGAACGAAGGACCAGAACATTTAGAGAATAAGGTGGCACTTTTTAATTGGGCTAAGAAAGATGCTGAAGTAGAAATGGAATATCCGATTCCTGAACTTAAGCAAATTGCAGATATCTTTATCAATAAACAACTAGCTCTAGAAATTCAATGCAGTCCCATTTCATGTGACCTTTTGAGGAACAGAAGCAATGGTTATCGAAGTTTGGGAATTCAAGTTCTTTGGCTACTAGGAAAAAAGCTCTGGTTAAGAGAGCGTCTAACTAAACTTCAGAGAGATTTTCTTTACTTCAGTAATAATATGGGCTTTCATATTTGGGAGTTAGACCATAAAAAACAAGTTTTAAGACTTAAGTACCTCCTTCACCAAGATTTGAAAGGGAAACTCCATTATCAGGTCAAGGAATTTTCTTATGGCAAAGGAAATCTCCTAGAAATTTTACGTAGTCCTTATCAGAAACAAACTCTTATCACTTTTTCAGTTGAGCAAGACATAGATATTTGTCATTACATTCAAAAACAGCTCTATTATCAAAACCCCTATTGGATGAAACAACAAGCTCAAGCTTACTTGAGAGGAGAAAACCTATTAAATTGGAAGACTCAGGACTGGTATCCCCAAGTAAGGCCGATAGAACATGGTCATTTTTGTCAGATAAGTCAAAATCTATATGATTATTACCGCAACTTTCAGGCTTATTATGAACTGAATCCACATAATCAGCAACAAAAGCTCTATCCACCTGCCTTTTATCAGCATTATTTCTCGAAAAATATGGTAAAATAG
- the mutM gene encoding DNA-formamidopyrimidine glycosylase, producing the protein MPELPEVETVRRGLEKLILGKKIASLDIRYPKMIKTDLDQFQKELHGQELQSMGRRGKYLLFYLTDKVLISHLQMEGKYFYYPDQVPERKHAHVFIHFEDGGTLVYEDVRKFGTMELLAPELLDAYFVSKKLGPEPTEQDFDLEIFRGFLKKSKKPIKSHLLDQTLVAGLGNIYVDEVLWRAKVHPASPSQSLTRAEATAIHEQTIEVLGQAVEKGGSTIRTYTNAFGEDGTMQDFHQVYDKTGEACSRCGSIIEKIQLGGRGTHFCPKCQRRK; encoded by the coding sequence ATGCCTGAATTACCTGAAGTCGAAACGGTTCGACGAGGTCTTGAAAAACTGATTTTAGGGAAGAAGATTGCTAGTCTTGATATTCGTTATCCTAAGATGATTAAGACAGATTTGGATCAGTTTCAGAAAGAATTACATGGTCAAGAGCTTCAATCGATGGGGCGCCGTGGGAAATATTTACTTTTTTATCTAACAGATAAGGTCTTGATTTCGCATCTGCAAATGGAAGGCAAGTATTTTTATTACCCAGACCAAGTCCCTGAACGCAAGCATGCCCATGTTTTTATCCACTTTGAAGATGGTGGTACTTTAGTCTATGAGGATGTCCGTAAGTTTGGAACTATGGAGTTACTTGCTCCTGAACTCTTAGATGCTTACTTTGTATCTAAAAAGCTTGGACCAGAACCTACTGAACAGGATTTTGACTTAGAGATTTTTAGAGGTTTCTTGAAGAAATCTAAAAAACCGATCAAATCGCATCTTCTCGACCAGACTTTGGTTGCTGGATTGGGGAATATCTACGTGGATGAAGTTCTCTGGAGGGCAAAGGTTCATCCAGCTAGTCCTTCTCAGAGTTTGACAAGAGCTGAAGCGACAGCTATTCATGAACAGACCATTGAAGTATTGGGGCAGGCGGTTGAAAAAGGCGGTTCAACCATTCGTACCTATACCAATGCTTTTGGCGAGGATGGGACCATGCAGGACTTTCATCAGGTCTATGATAAGACTGGAGAGGCATGTTCTCGTTGTGGATCCATCATCGAAAAAATTCAACTCGGTGGTCGTGGAACCCATTTTTGTCCAAAATGTCAAAGGAGAAAGTGA
- a CDS encoding multidrug efflux MFS transporter — protein MQEISWKDNLRIAWFGCFLTGASISLVVPFMPIFVEQLGVKGDQVAFYSGLAISVSAISAAFVSPIWGILADKYGRKPMMIRAGLAMTITMGGLAFVPNVFWLLFLRFLNGVFTGFVPNATALIASQVPKDRSGYALGTLSTGVVAGTLTGPFVGGFIAEIFGIRNVFLLVGSFLFLAAILTILFIKENFQPLPKEKALPTKALFTSVKYPFLLINLFLTSFVIQFAAQSIGPILALYVRDLGQKENLLFVSGLIVSSMGFSSMMSAGIMGKLGDKVGNHRLLVVAQVYSVFIYLLCANATSPFQLGFYRFLFGLGTGALIPGVNALLSKMTPKVGISRVFAFNQVFFYLGGVIGPLAGSAVAGQFGYHSVFYATALCVAISCLFNLIQFKTLLKVKEI, from the coding sequence ATGCAAGAGATTAGTTGGAAGGATAATCTTCGTATTGCTTGGTTTGGTTGCTTTTTAACGGGAGCCAGCATTTCTCTTGTTGTTCCTTTCATGCCTATTTTTGTGGAACAGTTAGGAGTTAAAGGGGATCAAGTTGCCTTTTATTCAGGTTTAGCTATATCAGTCTCAGCCATTTCTGCAGCCTTTGTATCACCAATTTGGGGAATATTGGCAGACAAGTATGGTCGAAAACCTATGATGATACGAGCAGGTCTAGCCATGACCATCACTATGGGTGGTCTGGCCTTTGTTCCAAATGTTTTCTGGCTCTTGTTCTTACGGTTTCTTAATGGAGTTTTTACAGGATTTGTACCTAATGCGACAGCTTTAATTGCAAGTCAAGTTCCCAAAGATAGGTCGGGATACGCTCTAGGGACTTTATCAACTGGTGTTGTCGCTGGAACTTTGACCGGTCCGTTTGTAGGCGGCTTCATTGCTGAAATTTTTGGAATTCGAAATGTCTTTTTATTGGTTGGTAGTTTCCTGTTCTTGGCAGCTATCTTAACCATTCTTTTTATCAAAGAAAACTTTCAACCATTGCCAAAAGAAAAAGCACTGCCTACAAAAGCGCTCTTTACTTCTGTTAAATACCCTTTTCTCCTGATAAATCTATTTCTAACTAGCTTTGTGATTCAATTTGCTGCCCAATCTATTGGTCCCATCCTTGCCCTCTATGTACGAGATTTGGGACAGAAAGAGAATCTTCTCTTTGTCTCTGGTTTGATTGTATCCAGCATGGGATTTTCAAGTATGATGAGCGCAGGCATCATGGGTAAATTAGGTGATAAAGTGGGCAATCATCGACTACTTGTCGTAGCTCAGGTATATTCAGTTTTCATATATCTATTATGTGCAAATGCGACTAGCCCATTCCAATTAGGCTTCTATCGTTTTCTATTTGGTCTGGGGACGGGAGCTCTGATACCTGGTGTCAATGCTCTTCTAAGCAAAATGACCCCTAAAGTTGGCATTTCAAGGGTATTTGCCTTTAATCAAGTCTTTTTTTATCTAGGAGGAGTGATAGGTCCCTTAGCAGGATCAGCAGTAGCGGGACAATTTGGCTATCACTCAGTATTTTATGCAACAGCTCTTTGTGTAGCTATCAGTTGTTTATTTAACCTTATCCAATTTAAAACATTATTAAAAGTGAAGGAAATCTAG
- a CDS encoding DUF1887 family protein, with protein MPSLLVELFDHHTIEKNVYQTFICDCDEVLFLSLKKITEEERLSLKHFLLDQVSHVKQVHFRQISLDKITDDLNLFLTNYDSVTLDVFGGDSILAIFLYQYGLEKQLPIVAIDIEQGKQFKWKMGKVEKEELVIPDLTIEQLMALRGGKLIKSKQPKYSPKQMITIKKLANYAILNPEQWYQITQFFALAKTIEFHAETVKVLESNGKRYSYPESMIPLLTEANLIHIDEESSEHIRYTFSSSEAQLLCRTKGHILELYLYLLAIESEYFDECMIGAEIDWNGIFPEIDNVQNEIDVVLRKGQSIIFISCKMTDLSVEAINELEVYANHFAGETCLKLIVCSGKINPVYNHRCQEYGVLVIKQDQISNLIPMLQKHIKKHKI; from the coding sequence ATGCCAAGTCTTTTAGTCGAACTTTTTGATCATCACACTATCGAGAAAAATGTTTATCAGACTTTTATTTGTGATTGTGACGAGGTTCTATTTCTCTCCTTGAAAAAAATTACAGAAGAAGAAAGGTTGTCCTTGAAGCATTTTTTGCTGGATCAAGTTTCCCATGTAAAACAAGTGCATTTTCGGCAAATAAGTCTAGATAAGATTACGGATGATTTGAATCTTTTCTTGACTAATTATGATTCAGTGACTTTAGATGTTTTTGGAGGAGATTCGATATTAGCTATTTTCCTTTATCAGTATGGTTTGGAAAAGCAATTACCGATTGTTGCAATTGATATTGAGCAAGGAAAACAATTCAAATGGAAGATGGGGAAGGTGGAAAAGGAAGAGTTGGTAATTCCTGATCTGACCATTGAACAGTTGATGGCCTTACGGGGTGGTAAACTCATCAAATCGAAACAACCTAAATATAGTCCGAAACAAATGATTACCATCAAAAAACTAGCCAACTATGCAATTTTAAACCCAGAGCAATGGTATCAGATTACTCAATTCTTTGCATTAGCTAAAACAATTGAATTTCATGCTGAAACAGTAAAAGTTTTGGAAAGTAACGGAAAAAGGTACTCTTATCCAGAATCAATGATTCCTCTACTAACAGAAGCTAACTTGATTCATATTGATGAGGAAAGTTCCGAACATATTCGTTACACTTTTTCTAGCTCTGAGGCACAATTGCTCTGTCGCACTAAAGGTCATATTTTAGAATTATATCTCTATCTTTTAGCGATAGAGTCAGAGTATTTTGATGAATGTATGATAGGGGCAGAAATTGACTGGAATGGTATTTTTCCTGAAATTGATAATGTACAAAATGAAATTGATGTTGTCCTCCGTAAAGGTCAATCCATTATTTTTATATCTTGTAAAATGACAGACTTGTCTGTAGAAGCTATTAATGAACTAGAGGTATATGCCAATCATTTTGCTGGTGAAACTTGTTTGAAATTAATTGTTTGCTCTGGAAAAATCAATCCCGTATATAACCATCGCTGTCAAGAGTACGGTGTGTTGGTGATTAAACAAGATCAAATTTCAAATCTGATTCCCATGTTACAAAAACATATCAAAAAGCATAAAATATGA
- the smpB gene encoding SsrA-binding protein SmpB — MAKGEGKVVAQNKKAHHDYTIVDTLEAGMVLTGTEIKSVRAARINLKDGFAQVKNGEVWLSNVHIAPYEEGNIWNQEPERRRKLLLHKKQIQKLEQETKGTGMTLVPLKVYIKDGYAKLLLGLAKGKHDYDKRESIKRREQDRDIARVMKAVNHR; from the coding sequence ATGGCAAAGGGCGAGGGAAAGGTCGTCGCGCAAAATAAAAAGGCGCACCACGACTATACAATCGTTGATACGCTAGAAGCAGGAATGGTCCTGACAGGAACTGAAATCAAGAGTGTTCGAGCAGCCCGCATCAATCTGAAAGATGGGTTTGCCCAGGTTAAGAATGGGGAAGTTTGGCTGAGCAATGTCCATATCGCTCCTTATGAAGAGGGCAATATCTGGAACCAGGAGCCAGAACGCCGTCGTAAACTTCTCCTTCATAAAAAACAAATCCAGAAATTAGAGCAAGAAACCAAAGGGACAGGGATGACCTTGGTTCCTCTTAAAGTTTATATCAAAGATGGCTATGCCAAGTTACTTTTAGGACTTGCTAAAGGGAAGCACGATTACGATAAACGTGAGTCTATCAAACGGCGCGAGCAAGATCGCGATATTGCGCGTGTTATGAAAGCTGTTAACCACCGATAG
- the pepF gene encoding oligoendopeptidase F — translation MVLQRNEINEKDTWDLSTIFETDQKWEEELALLTEDTKQAASLEGHLLDSAESLLDITERYLDLSRRLEKLYVYAHMKNDQDTRVAKYQEYYAKAMTLYSQLDQVFSFYEPEFMAITEDQYQNFLAEEPKLQPYKHFFDKLLQNKDHVLSQREEELLAGAGEIFGAASETFAILDNADIVFPYVQDEDGNEVQLSHGVYMRLVESKNREVRRGAYEALYATYEQYQHTYAKTLQTNVKVQNYRAKVRNYKSAREAALAANFVPESVYDNLVSAVRKHLPLLHRYLALRSKILGIPDLKMYDVYTPLSSVEYSFTYEEALKKAEDALAVLGEDYLNRVKSAFSERWIDVYENQGKRSGAYSGGSYDTNAFMLLNWQDNLDNLFTLVHETGHSMHSSYTRETQPYVYGDYSIFLAEIASTTNENILTEKLLQEVQDDATRFAILNNFLDGFRGTVFRQTQFAEFEHAIHQADQNGEVLTSEFLNNLYADLNQEYYGLSKEDDPQIQYEWARIPHFYYNYYVYQYSTGFAAASALAEKIVHGSQEDRDRYIDYLKAGKSDYPLNIMRKAGVDMEKEDYLNDAFAVFERRLDEFEALVEKLGLA, via the coding sequence ATGGTATTACAACGAAATGAAATCAATGAAAAAGATACATGGGATCTATCAACGATCTTTGAAACAGACCAAAAATGGGAAGAAGAACTCGCCCTTTTAACAGAAGATACAAAACAAGCAGCTAGTCTTGAGGGTCATCTCTTGGACAGTGCAGAAAGCCTTCTTGATATTACAGAGCGTTATCTGGACTTGAGTCGTCGTCTTGAAAAACTCTATGTCTATGCACATATGAAAAACGACCAGGATACACGAGTTGCTAAATATCAAGAATACTATGCAAAAGCCATGACTCTTTATAGTCAACTTGATCAAGTCTTCTCTTTCTATGAGCCTGAATTTATGGCAATCACAGAAGACCAGTATCAAAACTTTCTAGCAGAAGAACCAAAACTCCAGCCTTATAAACACTTCTTTGATAAACTCTTGCAAAATAAGGACCATGTCCTTTCACAACGTGAAGAAGAGCTGCTTGCAGGTGCTGGTGAAATCTTCGGTGCTGCTAGTGAAACCTTTGCTATTTTAGATAATGCAGATATCGTCTTTCCATATGTTCAAGATGAAGATGGAAATGAAGTTCAATTATCACACGGCGTTTATATGCGCTTGGTAGAGTCTAAGAATCGTGAGGTTCGTCGTGGAGCTTATGAAGCCCTCTATGCTACTTATGAGCAATACCAGCACACTTACGCTAAAACCTTGCAGACCAATGTTAAAGTGCAAAACTATCGTGCTAAGGTTCGAAACTACAAGAGTGCGCGTGAAGCTGCTCTTGCGGCAAACTTTGTGCCAGAAAGTGTCTATGACAACTTAGTATCTGCTGTTCGTAAACACTTGCCGTTATTGCATCGTTATCTGGCTCTTCGCTCAAAAATCCTTGGTATTCCAGACCTCAAAATGTACGATGTCTATACACCATTGTCTTCAGTGGAATACAGCTTCACTTATGAAGAAGCCTTGAAGAAAGCAGAAGATGCTTTGGCAGTTCTTGGTGAGGATTACTTGAACCGTGTTAAAAGTGCCTTCAGCGAACGCTGGATTGATGTGTATGAAAATCAAGGCAAGCGTTCAGGTGCATATTCTGGCGGTTCTTATGATACCAACGCCTTCATGCTCCTTAACTGGCAAGATAACCTGGATAATCTTTTCACTCTTGTACATGAGACAGGTCATAGTATGCATTCTAGCTATACGCGTGAAACTCAGCCTTATGTATACGGAGATTACTCAATCTTCTTGGCAGAAATTGCTTCAACTACTAATGAAAACATCCTGACAGAAAAATTATTGCAAGAAGTTCAAGACGATGCAACACGCTTTGCAATTCTCAACAACTTCCTAGATGGTTTCCGTGGAACAGTCTTCCGCCAAACTCAATTTGCTGAATTTGAACATGCTATTCACCAAGCTGACCAAAATGGTGAAGTCTTGACAAGTGAGTTCCTAAACAATCTCTATGCTGACTTGAACCAAGAATATTATGGTTTGAGCAAGGAAGACGATCCTCAAATCCAGTATGAGTGGGCTCGAATTCCTCATTTCTACTATAACTACTATGTCTATCAATATTCAACAGGCTTTGCAGCAGCTTCAGCTTTGGCTGAAAAGATTGTTCATGGTAGCCAAGAGGATCGTGATCGCTATATTGACTACCTCAAAGCAGGGAAGTCAGACTATCCACTCAATATCATGCGTAAAGCGGGTGTTGATATGGAAAAAGAAGATTACCTCAACGATGCCTTTGCAGTCTTTGAACGCCGTTTGGATGAGTTTGAAGCCCTTGTTGAAAAATTAGGATTGGCATAA
- the rnr gene encoding ribonuclease R: MKDRIKEYIQEKGRVTVNDLAQALGKDGSKDFRELIKTLSLMERKHQIRFEEDGSLTLEQKKKHEITLKGIFHAHKNGFGFVSLEGEEDDLFVGKSDVNYAIDGDTVEVVIKKVADRNKGTAAEAKIIDILEHSLTTVVGQIVLDEEKPKYAGYIRSKNQKISQPIYVKKPAIQLEGTEVLKVFIDKYPSKKHDFFVASVLDVVGHSTDAGIDVLEVLESMDIVSEFPEAVLKEAENVPDAPSEKDLEDRLDLRDEITFTIDGADAKDLDDAVHIKPLKNGNIELGVHIADVSYYVTEGSALDKEALNRATSVYVTDRVVPMLPERLSNGICSLNPQVDRLTQSAIMEINKQGRVVNYTITQTVIKTSFRMTYSDVNDILAGDEEKRKEFKKIVPSIELMAKLHEILEGMRIKRGALNFDTNEAKILVDKKGKPVDIVLRQRGVAERMIESFMLIANETVAEHFSKLDLPFIYRIHEEPKAEKVQKFIDYASSFGLRIYGTASEISQEALQDIMRAVEGEPYADVLSMMLLRSMQQARYSEHNHGHYGLAADYYTHFTSPIRRYPDLLVHRMIRDYGRSKEVAEHFEQVIPEIATQSSNRERCAIEAEREVEAMKKAEYMEEYVGEEYDAVVSSIVKFGLFVELPNTVEGLIHITNLPEFYHFNERDLTLRGEKSGITFRVGQQIRIRVERADKMTGEIDFSFIPSEFDVIEKGLKQSGRKDRSRRSDKKEDKRKASRSSDKRKHSPKDKKKKSKKPFYKEVAKKGAKHGKGRGKGRRAK, from the coding sequence ATGAAAGATAGAATAAAAGAATATATACAAGAAAAGGGACGAGTCACAGTCAATGACTTGGCTCAAGCTCTCGGAAAGGATGGTTCAAAGGACTTCCGTGAGTTAATCAAAACTCTTTCCTTGATGGAACGTAAGCACCAGATTCGCTTTGAAGAAGATGGTAGTTTAACCCTAGAACAGAAGAAAAAACATGAGATTACCCTGAAAGGAATTTTCCATGCGCATAAAAATGGGTTCGGTTTTGTAAGTCTTGAAGGCGAAGAAGACGATCTTTTTGTTGGGAAAAGTGATGTTAACTATGCCATTGATGGCGATACTGTTGAAGTTGTCATTAAGAAAGTTGCTGACCGTAACAAAGGAACTGCTGCAGAAGCAAAGATTATCGACATCCTAGAGCACAGTCTAACGACAGTTGTTGGGCAAATCGTTCTTGATGAGGAAAAACCCAAGTATGCAGGTTACATCCGTTCAAAAAATCAAAAGATTAGTCAACCAATCTACGTTAAAAAGCCAGCTATTCAATTAGAAGGTACAGAAGTTCTCAAGGTCTTTATTGATAAGTACCCAAGTAAGAAACACGATTTCTTTGTCGCTAGTGTCCTAGATGTTGTTGGACATTCTACAGATGCAGGGATTGATGTCCTCGAGGTCTTGGAGTCAATGGACATTGTATCTGAGTTTCCAGAGGCTGTTCTTAAAGAAGCAGAAAATGTGCCAGATGCTCCATCAGAGAAGGATCTGGAAGATCGTCTGGACTTAAGAGATGAAATTACCTTTACCATTGATGGAGCGGATGCAAAAGATTTGGATGACGCTGTTCATATAAAACCATTGAAAAATGGAAATATCGAACTAGGTGTTCACATCGCAGATGTTTCTTACTACGTAACTGAGGGATCTGCCCTTGATAAGGAAGCTCTCAATCGTGCGACCTCTGTATATGTGACAGACCGTGTAGTTCCAATGCTACCAGAACGCCTTTCAAATGGTATCTGTTCCCTTAATCCTCAAGTAGACCGCTTGACTCAGTCTGCGATTATGGAAATTAATAAGCAGGGTCGTGTTGTGAATTATACGATTACGCAGACCGTTATCAAAACAAGTTTCCGTATGACCTATAGTGATGTCAATGACATCCTAGCAGGTGATGAGGAGAAGAGGAAAGAGTTCAAGAAAATTGTCCCAAGCATCGAACTTATGGCTAAGCTTCATGAAATCTTGGAAGGTATGCGGATTAAACGTGGAGCTTTAAATTTTGATACCAATGAAGCTAAGATTTTAGTAGATAAAAAAGGGAAGCCAGTTGATATTGTTCTTCGTCAGCGTGGTGTTGCTGAACGTATGATTGAGTCCTTTATGCTGATTGCCAATGAAACAGTTGCGGAACACTTTAGCAAGCTTGATTTACCTTTTATCTATCGTATTCATGAGGAACCTAAAGCTGAAAAAGTTCAGAAGTTTATTGATTACGCTTCAAGTTTTGGATTACGTATTTATGGTACTGCCAGTGAGATAAGCCAGGAAGCTCTCCAAGATATCATGCGTGCTGTTGAAGGAGAGCCTTATGCAGATGTATTGTCCATGATGCTTCTCCGTTCGATGCAACAAGCTCGTTATTCTGAGCATAATCATGGTCACTATGGCCTAGCCGCGGACTATTACACTCACTTTACTAGTCCGATTCGCCGTTATCCTGACCTTCTTGTTCACCGTATGATTCGTGACTATGGACGTTCTAAGGAAGTGGCGGAGCATTTTGAACAGGTCATTCCAGAGATTGCGACTCAATCTTCAAACCGTGAGCGCTGTGCCATCGAGGCAGAGCGTGAAGTCGAAGCTATGAAAAAAGCTGAATACATGGAAGAGTATGTTGGTGAAGAGTACGATGCAGTTGTTTCAAGTATTGTTAAATTTGGTCTTTTTGTTGAATTGCCAAATACAGTTGAAGGCTTGATTCACATTACCAATCTACCTGAGTTCTACCATTTCAATGAACGTGATTTAACCCTTCGTGGGGAGAAATCAGGAATTACTTTCCGAGTGGGACAGCAGATCCGTATTCGTGTCGAAAGAGCAGATAAGATGACTGGTGAGATTGATTTCTCCTTTATTCCAAGCGAATTTGATGTCATTGAGAAAGGTTTGAAACAGTCTGGTCGTAAGGATAGAAGTCGTCGTTCAGATAAGAAAGAAGACAAGAGAAAAGCTAGTCGCTCAAGTGATAAGCGCAAGCATTCTCCAAAAGATAAAAAGAAAAAGAGCAAGAAACCTTTTTATAAGGAAGTAGCAAAGAAAGGAGCTAAGCATGGCAAAGGGCGAGGGAAAGGTCGTCGCGCAAAATAA
- the secG gene encoding preprotein translocase subunit SecG, with amino-acid sequence MYNLLLTILLVLSVVIVIAIFMQPTKNQSSNVFDASAGDLFERSKARGFEAVMQRLTGILVFFWLAIALALTVLSSR; translated from the coding sequence ATGTATAACCTATTATTAACCATTCTATTAGTATTATCTGTTGTGATTGTGATTGCAATTTTCATGCAACCAACTAAAAACCAATCTAGCAATGTATTTGATGCCAGTGCAGGTGATTTGTTTGAGCGTAGCAAAGCGCGCGGTTTTGAAGCTGTGATGCAACGTTTGACAGGAATTTTAGTCTTTTTCTGGCTAGCCATTGCCTTAGCATTGACGGTATTATCAAGTAGATAA
- the coaE gene encoding dephospho-CoA kinase (Dephospho-CoA kinase (CoaE) performs the final step in coenzyme A biosynthesis.), with product MGKIIGITGGIASGKSTVTNFLRQKGFEVVDADALVHQLQKPGGRLYQILVEHFGEKVLLEDGELNRPLLASLIFSNYEEREWSKQTQGQIIREELGSLRDKFAQTEDIFFMDIPLLFEQDYASWFDETWLVYVNRDVQLERLMNRDQLSQESAKTRLASQWLLEEKKKFATYILDNNGSREQLLSQVVTLLEGGDAHARD from the coding sequence ATGGGAAAAATAATCGGAATCACTGGTGGTATTGCGTCAGGTAAGTCCACTGTCACAAATTTTCTAAGACAAAAAGGGTTTGAAGTGGTAGATGCGGATGCTCTTGTTCACCAACTTCAAAAACCTGGTGGTCGCCTTTATCAGATTTTAGTAGAGCATTTCGGTGAAAAAGTCCTTCTAGAAGATGGGGAACTGAATCGTCCATTACTTGCCAGTCTTATCTTTTCTAACTATGAGGAGAGAGAATGGTCTAAACAGACTCAAGGACAAATCATCCGTGAAGAATTGGGCTCTTTGAGAGACAAGTTCGCTCAGACTGAGGACATATTTTTCATGGATATTCCATTGCTTTTTGAACAGGACTATGCTTCATGGTTCGATGAAACTTGGCTAGTTTATGTAAATCGTGATGTTCAATTGGAGCGATTAATGAACCGTGATCAGTTATCCCAAGAGTCAGCTAAAACTCGTTTAGCTTCACAGTGGCTCTTAGAAGAAAAGAAGAAATTTGCTACTTATATATTAGACAATAATGGCAGTCGAGAGCAGCTTTTGAGTCAAGTAGTGACCTTACTTGAAGGAGGCGATGCCCATGCAAGAGATTAG
- the tehB gene encoding SAM-dependent methyltransferase TehB, translating to MEKLVAYKRMPVWNKDTMPEAVQRKHNTKVGTWGKITVLKGTLKFIELTEEGEIIAEHLFEAGANNPMAQPQAWHRVEAATDDVEWYLEFYCKPEDYFPKKYSTNPVHSEVLEAMQTVKPCKALDLGCGQGRNALFLAQHGFDVTAVDQNELSLEMLQSIVEQEDLEMPVGLYDINSASIGQTYDFIVSSVVLMFLQAERIPAIIRNMQEQTSIGGYNLIVCAMDTEDYPCSVNFPFTFKEGELANYYQDWELIKYNENPGHLHRRDENGNRIQLRFATMLAKKIK from the coding sequence ATGGAAAAACTAGTTGCCTACAAACGCATGCCTGTCTGGAATAAAGACACCATGCCAGAAGCTGTTCAAAGAAAACACAATACTAAGGTTGGAACCTGGGGCAAAATCACTGTATTAAAAGGAACCCTTAAATTTATTGAATTAACTGAAGAGGGAGAAATTATAGCTGAGCACCTCTTTGAAGCGGGTGCCAATAATCCCATGGCTCAGCCTCAAGCCTGGCACCGTGTAGAAGCTGCTACAGATGATGTAGAATGGTACTTGGAATTTTATTGTAAACCTGAGGATTATTTCCCTAAGAAATACAGTACTAATCCAGTCCATTCGGAAGTCTTAGAAGCTATGCAGACGGTAAAACCGTGTAAGGCACTAGATTTGGGTTGTGGTCAAGGAAGAAATGCACTCTTTCTCGCTCAACATGGATTTGATGTCACAGCAGTGGACCAAAATGAGCTGTCCCTTGAAATGTTACAAAGCATCGTGGAGCAAGAAGACTTAGAAATGCCTGTAGGTCTCTACGATATCAATTCAGCTAGCATAGGCCAAACTTACGATTTTATCGTTTCATCGGTTGTGCTCATGTTTTTACAAGCAGAACGTATTCCTGCTATTATCCGAAACATGCAGGAACAAACCTCTATTGGTGGCTACAATTTGATTGTTTGTGCCATGGATACGGAAGATTATCCATGTTCAGTTAATTTTCCCTTTACCTTTAAAGAGGGGGAATTAGCAAATTACTACCAGGACTGGGAATTGATCAAGTACAATGAAAATCCTGGTCATTTGCACCGTCGTGATGAAAATGGCAATCGAATCCAACTACGCTTTGCAACAATGTTGGCTAAAAAGATAAAATAA
- the rpmG gene encoding 50S ribosomal protein L33 — MRVKINLKCSSCGSINYLTSKNSKTHPDKIEVLKYCPKERKVTLHLESK, encoded by the coding sequence GTGCGAGTAAAAATCAATCTCAAATGCTCCTCTTGTGGCAGCATCAATTATCTAACCAGTAAGAACTCCAAAACCCATCCAGACAAGATTGAGGTCTTAAAGTATTGCCCAAAAGAAAGAAAAGTGACTCTACATCTTGAATCTAAGTAG